Within Mongoliitalea daihaiensis, the genomic segment TTGATATCTCTGTCAAAAAAGAGGCGGCTGTAGCCCACGCCTTCACTTTCTCCAAAGAAATCTCCCGAATCATGTCCAAATACCAGGTGTCCATTGTTAGTGGTAGAAACTGAGTCTAACCTGACAACTTTAGCAGACAGAGACACTTCCTGGTAATTGACTCCTATCTGATTGGTATTTGGGTCAAGATCAAGCCCTATACTCGAAGGGTCTGAACAAGATGCCGCTATAATGGAAAGTAGAAAGAGACCTGTAATTGCCTTAATTGGCCAAATCTGTGTAGATATTGTAGTAACTTTCAAAAAGTTCTTCTTCTTCGCTGTTAATTTCACACTGTTTGTCTTTTGAGTGCTCTTCAATTAGTTGGTTTAAATTTTCGGAGATATCCTCGCCTTTGATGACTACGTCTGCGTATGCCATGCCTATTTTGATGAAACCTTCGAAATCTTTTGACTTTAATGGCGCTAAGATATTGTCATCAATATCCACCATTTTTACTTTGTCAAATAGATCATCGCCAAATTTATGGGTAAATCCGTTATTATAAATAGCGAATACCGATTTTGTTTCTTTAAATAAAGGTTCGTTTTTGTAGGTGGTCTTTAAGTACATTGGTATCAAGCTTGTCATCCAGTCGTTGCAATGTACAATATCTGGAGCCCAGCCTAATTTTTTCACTGTCTCTATCACCCCCTTGCAAAAGAAGATAGCTCGCTCATCATTATCTTCATAGAATTTTTCCTGCTTATCATGGAAAACGCTTTTTCTTTGAAAATAGTCTTCATTGTCAATGAAATAAACTTGAAGCTTTGCATTTGGTATGGATGCAACCTTGATGATCAAAGGCTTTTCTTCTTCTCCTACTGCAATGTTAATTCCAGAAAGTCGTACAACCTCATGTAATCTGTTTTTTCTTTCGTTAATTAATCCAAATCTTGGAACAAGAATACGGATTTCCATTCCTTTTTCCTGCATTGCTTGGGGTAAAGCTCTTACGAAATTGGCAACTTCTGATGTTTGTAGGAATGGGTTGATTTCACTTGCTACGTAGAGAATACGAAGTTTAGACATACCTTGTTTTTTTGTGTAGGGAAATAATAATTCACAAAGATACAAAAAAAAACTAGCAAAACCATTGTTATTCTGAGGAATAAACTAGTTTTGCCTCTATTTTACATTTGAAAAACACAATCAGTGAAAGTTGCACCTACCATCGAGGAATTAAGAACAAATCTTAAATCTCACCATGCTGATAATCAACTTATAGGATTTGTGCCGACCATGGGAGCTTTACACGAAGGGCACTTGGCTTTGGTTGATAAAGCTAAAGAATCCTCTGATACAACGGTGGTTTCAATCTTTATAAATCCGCTTCAATTTAACAATGCACAGGATTTTTCCACGTATCCTCAGACATTGGAAAGTGATCTTGAGTTATTGGAGAAGAGAGGGGTAGATGTGGTTTTTTTGCCATCTAAAGAGGAACTCTATCCCATGCAACCATCCTTGAGTATCAATTTTGGACCGTTGGAACGTACCCTTGAAGGTGAGTTTAGGCCGGGCCATTTCAGTGGTGTAGGTATTATTGTTTCTAAGTTGTTAAATATTGTTAAGCCACATGTTGCGTACTTTGGACAGAAGGATTTGCAGCAAGTAGCTGTGATTCAAACACTGGTAAGAGATTTGTCTATAGATGTTAAAATCCAAGTAGTTCCTACCGTGAGGGAATCAGATGGGTTGGCTATGTCTTCCCGTAATCTCCGATTAACTACGCAAGAGCGAAAGGCGGCAAGGTTACTTTACCAAGTATTAAATTTTTGTAAGATTGAACTATTGGCGGGGAGAGATTGGTTAACCACCCGACAAGAAGCATTGCAAATGATTCGTCATGAATCATTGGCATCTATGGAATACTTGGAATTGGTGTCTACTTATTCACTTCAAAAGCAAGAAAAATTTGAACCCGAGCAGGCCTTATCACTGGTCATTGCTTGTTTTATTGGGGAAGTGCGATTGATAGATAACCTTCCAGTAAATTTGTAATATTGCGGCAAAATTAAAGTTATGCAAATCCAGATTTTAAAATCCAAAATTCACCGAGTTAAAATTACCCAAGCAGAGTTGCATTATGTAGGAAGCATTACCGTCGATGAGGACTTGATGGATGCTGCCAATATGATCGAACATGAGAAAGTTCAGATTGTCAATATCAACAATGGTGAGCGATTGGAGACCTATCTCATCAAAGGAGAGCGAGGTTCTGGTATGATTTGTTTGAATGGCCCTGCTGCGCGTAAAGCTCAGGTTGGTGATGTGGTGATCATCATTTCTTACTGTTCCATGGATTTTGAACATGCAAAAACATACCAGCCGAAAGTCATCTTTCCTGATGACCATAATAAATTGATTTAAGTTGAAGTTAACAGGTAAGCAGGTTTTACAGGTAGTCCTTTCCCTTGCTTTAGCAGGATGGATATTTTGGTTTTTGTACAAAGATATTTCTTGGACTAGCTTGACTGCTATGTTTTTGGAGTCATCTTTTTTTTGGCTCACGATTTCTTTGATTATTTCAGTCGTAGGGTTTTGGTTGCGTGCCTGGAGATGGGCATTATTAATTGATGCTGATGCTCAGATACAGACCAAAACTGTTCGAGCTTTTGTAGCCTTGATGGTGGGTTACTTGGCCAATTTGGTAGTTCCACGTGCAGGAGAGATCGCCCGCTGTGGTGTGTTGGTCAAAACAGAAGGGAAGCAATTGGGAGGGTTGATTGGCACAGTAGTTTTGGAGCGTACGATTGATTTATTGTTTATGCTTGGGACAATTTTGCTGGCTTTTATAGTCGAGCGCCAACTTTTTTTAAGCCTGTTTGGTGAATTGGTGTCCTTAGACGCTTTAGTAGAAAAAATTTCGGGAGCACTTCCGCTGGTGATTGGAGGCTTTAGCATTGCGCTGTTGTTTCTTTTTCTTGCTTTAAAAAAATACCAAGACCACTCGGTGTTTAAAAAAATCCGACATTTCTTACGGGATATGGTGAGAGGAATCATTAGTCTGCGAAAAGTAAAGAATCAATGGGGCTTCTGGGGTAGTTCGACGCTCATCTGGGTGAGTTATTATTTTACGATGCTTACCGTAGCTTGGGCAATACCCGCTACTGCCAGTCTGTCATTGAGCTCAGTATTATTAGTCATGGTTATGGGCAGTATTGGCATGATAGCTCCTGTTCAGGGAGGTATTGGCACCTTTCATGCGCTTGTGGCCTACATTTTGATTGCATTTGGATTGGAAGAAGCTGATGGTAAAATATTTGCGGCCATTATCCATGGCGTGCAAATGCTTTTGGTAATTTTCTTAGGATTATTCAGTTTAGGATATTTCTTAAAAATTACTGCTCAGAAAGCATCCAAAACTTCTTAACTTCGTTAAAAAATTAGCTATCAAATTTAAAACTATGATTATTTTAATTTTCATCGTCTTTGCTGCACTAGGATTCATAGTCAGCAACAGGTTGAAGAGTAAATTCAAGAAGTACTCTCAGATATCTCTGAAAGCGAATCTTTCAGGCAAAGAGATTGCTGAATTGATGTTGGCTGACAGTGGCATCTACAATGTTCAGGTATTAAGTGTAGAAGGTCAGTTGACAGACCATTACAATCCTATGAACAAAACGGTCAACTTGAGTCCGGATGTGTATTATGGAAGAAGTGCAGCTGCCGCAGCGGTAGCAGCCCACGAATGCGGTCACGCTATTCAGCATGCGCGTTCATATCCATGGCTAAACTTCCGATCAGCCATGGTGCCTATGCAGAATGCAAGTGCTAAAATCCTAAATATTGTACTTATCGCATCTTTATTTGGTGGTTTTGCTTTAGGGTTACCTTATGAATTTGTTGGCTACATTGTGGTAGGATCCTATGGAATAATGACACTCTTTACCCTTGTAACACTGCCAGTAGAATTTGACGCAAGTGCACGTGCCTTAGCTTGGGTTAAGGAACGAAATGTAGTCACGCCAGATGAATATGCCATGTCAAAAGACGCTTTGAAGTGGGCAGCAATGACCTATGTGGTTGCAGCTATGGCCGCTTTGGTTACTTTAGCTTATTATATCATGGTTTTCTTTGGCAACAGAGACTAACAAGAAACTGAAAAAGCACATTTGAGTTTACAAATAAGGGTCAATTAATTGTCCCTTATTTTTTTTGGTGCTAAATTCGAGTCCTAATAAGTTAAACCCAAATACTCAATCGTTTATATGCATTTTGAATACACAGAGGAGCACCTAGCGGTGCGGGACGCGGCGAGAGATTTTGCCCAAACAGAGTTGTTGCCAGAGGTAATTGAAAGAGATACCGAAGCTAGATTTCCCTATGAGCAGATCAAAAAAATGGGAGAACTGGGCTTCATGGGTATGATGGTGGATCCGAAGTACAATGGGGGTGGTATGGATACCATTTCTTATGTATTGGCAATGGAAGAAATTTCCAAAATTGATGCCTCTGCTTCTGTATCTATGTCTGTCAATAACTCTTTGGTTTGTTGGGGGCTTGAAAAATATGGAACTGAAGCACAGAAAGAAAAATACTTGAAGCCACTGGCAGCTGGAGAAATCATCGGAGCTTTTTGCTTATCCGAGCCAGAAGCTGGTTCAGATGCAACTTCCCAAAAAACGAATGCGGAGCTCAATGGTGATCATTACATTCTGAATGGCACCAAAAATTGGATTACCAATGGGAATACAGCGTCTGTTTATTTGGTAATTGCCCAGACGGATATAGAAAAAGGTCATAAAGGTATTTCCGCATTTATAGTAGAAAAGGGATGGGATGGCTTTTTGGTAGGAAAAAAGGAAGATAAATTAGGGATCAGAGGATCTGATACGCATTCTTTGATGTTTACAGATGTCAAAGTACCAGTAGAGAATAGAATTGGAGAAGAAGGCTTTGGCTTTACTTTTGCGATGGAAACTCTCAATGGAGGTAGAATTGGAATTGCTGCACAAGCCTTAGGCATCGCCTCAGGCGCTTACGAGCTTGCCTTGGCTTATTCTAAAGAGCGTAAAGCATTCGGAAAGACCATCAGCCAACACCAAGCTATTCAGTTTAAATTGGCAGATATGGCTACTCAGATTGAGGCTGCAAGATTGTTGGTTTTAAAATCGGCTTGGTTGAAAGATAATGGACAGGACTATGCACATGCCAGTGCCATGGCTAAGCTTTATGCTTCCGAAGTTGCTATGAATGTTACCGTAGAAGCAGTTCAGGTTCATGGTGGATATGGCTATGTGAAAGAATACCATGTAGAGCGTTTGATGCGAGATGCTAAAATCACCCAGATTTACGAGGGTACTAGTGAAATTCAAAAAATAGTTATATCTAGAGGCATTTTGAGATAACTGCTCGAAAATAGGATAGAAAGGCATAAAATTTAATTTTTATGCCTTTTTTTGTGCTTTTTTGAATTATTATTTACTTTTTCGATTTAAATTTAGAAAAATATTTTAGTTTTACACTGCAAACCGCTACACTACACATCATGGAATATTACAATAAAGTCATTGAATCAGTAGGAGTTCGTTTTTTGAAGGGTACGAATTATAAGATTGAGAAATCTGTTGCCGTATCAGATTATATTGAAACCGAAAACTCCATTATACTTCTGCATCAAGGTTCTCTCAAGTTTTCAGACGAGCAAGAGCTTGTCAACGAAGGGGAAATATTGTTTATACCTGCAGGAAGAGCGACACCGATAACCTTTGGTTCGGGCAACAAAAAGTCTGAAATGGACAATGAAGGCTTTCTGGATCAAAAAAGAAAGTTTTTGCAAACCATCAGTTTTAAAGAAATAAAATCATTAGAGGAAGATTGCATCTCAATTGTCAACTTTGAAGCTAAGGTTTTTGATGTCGTTAATTTCTTTAATTCCTTAGGAATCCCTCCATTTGTGATTCGATTCAATGATAGACTGGCGACCATTGTAGAGGACATAGTAAAAGAGTCTGAGCAAAGTACACCGGGAAAAGAGCGAGTTCTTAAAATTCATTCTGAATTGTTGGTGATAGAAATTGTCAGACATATCCTCAAAAACAGATTGTTTATGGAGGAGCTTTCTACCAACAGTACTTATTTCAAAGATCCACGCTTGATCGATTTGTTTAATTACATCAAGAAAAATATTGGTGGTGATTTGTCCAATAAAGTATTGGCCAAAGTTGCGAATGTATCCGAAGATTATGTGGGGCAATATTTCAAAATGCTTACCGGTATCAATCCTCAAGATTATATTGAGTATCAGCGTATGGAAGCCGCCGTTGAATTACTTCGTACATCTAAGAAAAGTATTCGTGACATTGGAAAAGAGGTAGGATATAAAGACACCGCGTATTTCTGTAGAAGGTTTAAGATGATGTATGGCTTACCTGCCGGAAAAATGAGAAGGAGAGAATCCCTTATCAATGTGCAAAGTTAATTGCTTCTTCACCTAGTAGATATAAAAAAAGCCCAGCTAAATGCTAGGCTTTTTTTTATGATAGCTAATGATCATCTGTTTTGCAATGCATTGCAGCGATCATAGCTTGGATCTATATCAATAAAGACTTCCTCTTTGGCTGATAGAAACCATCTGCTCAGAATGTCTTCTTCCTTCTTTCTTCGGGTAGCAGCTTTCAATTTTTCGTAATCATCCTTCAAGTTTGCTCTGTGTGCGGGGTATCGTTGCTTGTAGAAAAGAATCCGAACCTGTGGCCCTTCACGCTCATCCTCAAATCGAATTGGTTTGGTGATGGCTCCCACCTTCATGGTATCTAAAGTAAAATAAAGAATAGGATCTTCCAGTGTACGAAGAGTAAGTCTGTTGGATTGAGTTGCAGGGTCTGTAAAGAATCCGCCATTGTCAGAGGTACCACGGTCATTGGAATGATCTTTTGCAGCTTTAGCAAACTCTACTTTTCCTTCCATGATTTCAGTTCTCAAGCTATCGAGAAAACGTTCTGCTTTGAGCATATCCTCTTCACTAGGTTGTGGTTTGATCAAAATATGGCGAGAATTATAGGTGTTCCCTCTTCTTTCCAACAGCTGAATCATATGTATCCCAAAAATCGTTTCTACTGGGTCGCTGATTTCTCCAGGTCTAAGGCCAAGAGCTGTGGCTTCAAATTCAGGTGCCAATTCTCCTCTTCTGAAGAAGCCTAGTTCCCCGCCTTGAATTGCCGACATGGGGTCTTCAGAGTATTCTCTAGCTAAGGTTTGAAAATCGGATAATCCATCGCCAATCATTCGTTTAAAATTGAGCATTTTTTTACGCACATCTTCTTTTGCTTTGTCATTCACAATTGGTTTGCGTACAATTTGCCCAACAGTTACTTCTGCCGAGAAAAAAGGAAGTGAATCTCTCGGAATATCGTTGAAAAATTTCCGTACTTCAGCTGGAGACACGGTCAGTTCGGAAGTGATTTTTTGCTGCATCTTTCCGATGACTTTTTGTTCGCGCAGAGCAGATTCGATCTCACTTTTCATTTGATCTGCCGTCTTTCCATAGGCCTCGATCAGGATGTTTTCATCTCCTCCAAACTGCTGCATCATCATCGAGAATCGTTGATCTGCTTCAAACATTACCTCAGCATCGGAAACTATCACAGAATCAAGTTCGGCTTTGGCCACCATCAATTTGTTTATCAACAATGATTCAAATACCTCACAGCGAGTGGGGGCTTCAAATCCCTGTTGGCTTTGAGCAGCGATTGCCTCAATATATGCTTGCTGCACCTCGGATTCAAGCAAAATATAATTGTTTACTTTGGCTACAATTTTATCAATGATTTGACCCGTAGGTGCTGTGTTCTGGGAAGGCTTCGTTGCCTCTTGACTGTTTGCAAAGCCAATTATCCCAATGAAAAATAGCCCACTAAAGGTTAGTCCTAATCTATTCATAAATACTGAATTCTTTGTTTTCTAATGCGCGCGTAAATATATCTTTATGCAATTGTTCTCGTAAATTGTTGACTCGCTTGTTCAGAAGTATTGTCATAATTTCTTCTTTCACAAATTCCATCGGTGGAACTTCATTTTGCAATTTGTATTCCAAAATGTCAAAATAATAGAAATAATTTGTGTCCTCTGCTTTTATAAACGAGCTACTTTTTAATAATTGAGTTTTTGTTAGTTCCTTCTCCAGAGGAGTGTTGGCAGTCAATTCTTCAAATCGTACCCAAGTCCCATTTTCCAAGTAATAGTTACTTGCAAACTTTAAGCTAAGTTCTTGAAGACGATCATATTCTTTTTGCCTGATTGCCCGCTCAAATGTTGCCCGTTGAGGATGAGTCTTTTCTAATTTGATAAAGTTTCCTCGAACAATTGTTTCTTTTAATGTAAAGTTACCCTTATTAAGATCGTAATAGTCAATTATTTCCTGTTCTGTAATTTCTTGGTCAATCTGACGGTTGATATAATTTTTTTCAAACTCATGTATCATCAAGGATTCTCGGTATTCCTTGATTCTTTGATTGAATTCAGGTGTATTGAAATTAATTTCCTTAGATGCCTCTGTGATCATCAGCTGCTGCCGAACCCATGACTGAACGTATCTTGAAACGATGGCAGCACTATCCTCTGCTGACATTCGCGTGTTGATGAGGAAACTTACTTCAGAGTTCATCAACGAGTTGTTGCCAACCGTTGCTAGCACTCGATCCTCTGTTTCCACCATGCCAGATTTGACTCGAAATAAGTCGCAGGCAGAAACAAATGAAAGTACCAAAACTAAAGACACACTAATCTTGAACGATTTTTTCGTAAATCTTATTTTTTTCATTCTCGTCAATGCTGAAATTAAATTTTTCCTTCAAATTGGCTATCAGCATGTTGTCTAAATATTCCTGATAATCTTGGATGACTTTCCCCCTAGTTTCAGTCAGTAGTTTGGGCGATGCAGGTATTTTTGACCCTACAATTACAAATTGAGTTTGACCGTTTTGAGTGATTTCATGAAATGCTTTTTCAAGCGCTAAATTTTTGAGTAAAGGATGATTCCTCCATTCGTAAACACCTTCCTCCATCGTAAACAACAGCGGATCATTTAACAAGAATGTATTTTCCAAACGATCAGATAAGTCGCTTTTATATACTTTATCACTTAAGAATCTTCTGACTGAAGCAGTAGACTCTTTCTTCGCCATGGTTACAATGACGGCGTTTATACGTTCTTCCCATACATAACGCTGCTGATTTTCCTGGAAGAAATTTTGAAGCCCTACACTGTCTTCCAATGCTTTTTGCCAAACTTGGTCATTCATCAGTGAAAAGAGCAAAATCCCATCTCGGTATTCCCTTAGGAGCATTCTGTATTCCTCGTTATTTTGCTCCAAGTCTTCCTCTTCTGTTTTGTCAAGCGTGTAGGTAATGAAGCTATTCAGTTGACTTTCAAAGGTTGATTGCGGCCTGCCAGTAATGACCTGATTCTCTCTGTCAGCTAAGTAAGCTATAAAGTCTCTGGTTGTATATGTTTTGGTTTGAATACTAAAAAGCTCTTGATCCATAAGCTCAGCTTTTTCTAAGCTTATGATTGCTTCTTTCATGTTTTTGTCTTTTGCGATAGCTTTTACTGTATCAGTAGCGCTTTCATTTTCGACAAATCCATAACGGGACTTTTGCATGGCTGCAACTTGGGATCCTATCAAACTTGATCGTGAATCTCTCAGGATTCTGGATTTGATCATAGGTTCCATTTCCTCATACGGGGCAATAGGTTTACGCTCTTCCAAACGGATAATGTGGTATCCATAGGGGGTTTTCACTGGAGGAGAAATTTCACCTTCTTCCTGTAAGGCAAAAGCTACTGCTTCAAATTCAGGGATAACTGAACCTAAACTAATCCAAGGCAATTTGCCTCCTGTGTTTTTGGTACCCATATCTTCTGAAAATTGCCTACAGACCTGTTCCCACTCACTTTCCGGTTTTTGGAGTTCATGATAAATTTCTCCTACTTTTCTCAACGCTCTTTCTTCCGACACAGGATCACCCATAGGAGATCGCACCAAAATATGAGATACTCTAACCTCTCCTGGATTTGGCTTTCGATCCTCCAATTTGATGATATGATAGCCGAAGTCGGTGAGAACCGGTTCAGATATTTCATTTATTTTCAAATTGTAGGCGGCGTCCTCAAACTGATAGACCATTTGCAGGGCTGTAAAATAACCAAGGCTCCCTGCATTAGTTTGAGCAGATGGGTCTTCTGAGTATTCTTTGGCTAAGGCACTGAAGTCTGCCCCATTGTCAGCATCTGATTTCAATTTTTGAGCCATTCTAAATACAGCAATAGAGTCTTCTTTGGAAGCTCCGCTGGGGAATTGCACAAGGATGTGGCTGGCTTTGACCACTTCTTGCATGCGGTTATATGCTTTTAATAATTCACCTTCCTGAAGAGAATTTTTGATAAGGTATGGCTTGATGAGGTCTTGTTTAAACATTTCAAACTCTCGTTCAAACTCCTCATTTTTGTCCAAGCCTTGTGCCTCAGCTTCTTTGACTTTTAACTTATAATTGAGAAATAACTCCAGATTTTGTTCAAACTCTTCTGGAGTCAGCATATTATCTTTATCCTCAAACTGCTTATTTTTTGAAAATAAGTACAAAAATTCATCTGAATCGATCTCTTCCCCTTCAATAACGAAGAGTGGGGTAGGTTTGTCAATAGATGTTTCTGGCTGGATCAAACCAGTTTTTGGGCTACACCCGAAAAATAGAATCAATATTCCGATTAATAAATTCCTTTTATTCATAATTGAATTCAATGCATAGAATAGAATGCAATGTTACGAATTTATATCAATACTTGTGGGAATGTAGCTTGAATTAGCGCCTGAATTAACAATTATTTGGAATTCAAAAGTTTAAAAAGTCTGCAGGTGTTTTTCCTACCATTGGTCTCAAACTCAATTTTATCCATGAATTTTTTGACGAGCATAATGCCTAGCCCGCCTTTTCTTTTGGTAGTAATCAGCTGATCGATTTCAGGCTCTTCGTAATCCAAAATATTGAATCCTGCTCCTTGATCGTGGATTTCAACTTTCAATAGTCCATTTTCAATAAGCGTATTCACCTGAATGTATTCCGTTGAATTACAGGCATGTGAATGAATAATTAGGTTTGCAGTCACTTCTTCTACAGCTAGTAAAACCTGATGTCTCTCAAGTTCATTCAAACTTGTGCTTATCAAGAAATCCTCTAAAAATTGTCTTAGAAGTGATAACTGACTTGTGTCGCAATATAATTTTAAACTCTGACTCATTCTACTAGTGCCAAGACATCTTCTTTAGTCGGACGAATTCTTATCAACTTATCTAGTCCCAATATTTCAAAGACTTGAAATACTTTGGGCGCAAGACCAAATATATAAATCTGTATTCCTTTTTCTTGAAATTCATCTAAATAGGACATAAATACTCCTAATCCTGCTGATGAAATATAATCCAACGCGCTACCATCTACCAATATAACGGAGCAATCTTGTAAAAGGATAGACTGGATTGCGCCATCTAGGTCCACCGAGTTACTGGCATCTATCTCCCCCCGTAATATGAGAAGATGAATTTGCTGCTCTAACTGAATATCAATTTTTAACATGCTCTATCTAACGAGATTATTTCCTTTAAGTTAAAGAAATTTTATGATCATTAATGAATAATCATCATCAAGGGTTTGATTTGTGCCAATAAAATCAAAAACACGCTGAATGATAAGCTTTTGTATCTCTTCTGGGGCCTTTTCGTGGTGGTCCTCGATGAGATCTCTGAGCCGTTCGTAACCGAATTCTTCCCGCTGATCATTACTTGCTTCTACCAGTCCATCCGTAAACAAAACAATCATATCTTTTGGGTTGAAATTGATGGTTTTTTCGTGTACATAGTCTTCATACACGTTTGTGCGGATGATCCCGAGGCCCATTCCATCGATGGTCAAATAATCACATCTTTTTAATTTGGCATCGTAGTAGAGGGTAGGACAATGACCTGCTCTGCTAAACTTAATGGTTTTTTTCAGGGTGTTGATAATCAAGTAGGTTGCTGTAATGAACAGCTGACGTTCCAAGCAAGAGCTGAGCGCTTTATTTGCTTTGATCATAAACTCCCTTGGGTTTGGGTCCATTTGGACCAAACTTTGGAAAACGCCTTTCATTTGGGACATATTAAAGGCAGCTGAAGTACCCTTGCCAGATACATCTCCAATGATTACGGCAAATTCATGTTCTTTCAATTGATGGGTTTCGTAGTAATCTCCCCCCACTTCATCTGCTGCCTCTGAAAATCCACAAATTTCAAAATATTCATCGTGATGTAGCGTATCTGGGAGTAGACTTCTTTGAACTCTTTGAGCGATTTTCAACTCTTCTTTGTAGCGTTCATTTTTGATTGCTTCGTTGAGAAGACGATGATTTTCTACTGAGATACAGGCCTGTCCTACAAAAGTGCTGATGATATTCAACATTTCTTTATTGAAGCCTTCTTTGACTTCTTTGAGCAGGAAGATTCTCCCAAAGGTTTGATGATTGGTCACCAATGGGAGCATGAGTGCCGAGGAAAAACCATTTTGACTTATCCTTCCTGAATAGACTTTGTATTCGTTTTTGGGATTATCCCATTTAAATTCTTCAAAGGGATGGGTGGTTTCAACGTATGTTTGGACTTTAGCCCGTTCTATTTCTTTGATACTTCTCCTATGTACGACTTGCAAACCTAGGTTACTATCAAGGATTT encodes:
- a CDS encoding helix-turn-helix domain-containing protein, with translation MEYYNKVIESVGVRFLKGTNYKIEKSVAVSDYIETENSIILLHQGSLKFSDEQELVNEGEILFIPAGRATPITFGSGNKKSEMDNEGFLDQKRKFLQTISFKEIKSLEEDCISIVNFEAKVFDVVNFFNSLGIPPFVIRFNDRLATIVEDIVKESEQSTPGKERVLKIHSELLVIEIVRHILKNRLFMEELSTNSTYFKDPRLIDLFNYIKKNIGGDLSNKVLAKVANVSEDYVGQYFKMLTGINPQDYIEYQRMEAAVELLRTSKKSIRDIGKEVGYKDTAYFCRRFKMMYGLPAGKMRRRESLINVQS
- a CDS encoding peptidylprolyl isomerase; this translates as MNRLGLTFSGLFFIGIIGFANSQEATKPSQNTAPTGQIIDKIVAKVNNYILLESEVQQAYIEAIAAQSQQGFEAPTRCEVFESLLINKLMVAKAELDSVIVSDAEVMFEADQRFSMMMQQFGGDENILIEAYGKTADQMKSEIESALREQKVIGKMQQKITSELTVSPAEVRKFFNDIPRDSLPFFSAEVTVGQIVRKPIVNDKAKEDVRKKMLNFKRMIGDGLSDFQTLAREYSEDPMSAIQGGELGFFRRGELAPEFEATALGLRPGEISDPVETIFGIHMIQLLERRGNTYNSRHILIKPQPSEEDMLKAERFLDSLRTEIMEGKVEFAKAAKDHSNDRGTSDNGGFFTDPATQSNRLTLRTLEDPILYFTLDTMKVGAITKPIRFEDEREGPQVRILFYKQRYPAHRANLKDDYEKLKAATRRKKEEDILSRWFLSAKEEVFIDIDPSYDRCNALQNR
- the panC gene encoding pantoate--beta-alanine ligase; protein product: MKVAPTIEELRTNLKSHHADNQLIGFVPTMGALHEGHLALVDKAKESSDTTVVSIFINPLQFNNAQDFSTYPQTLESDLELLEKRGVDVVFLPSKEELYPMQPSLSINFGPLERTLEGEFRPGHFSGVGIIVSKLLNIVKPHVAYFGQKDLQQVAVIQTLVRDLSIDVKIQVVPTVRESDGLAMSSRNLRLTTQERKAARLLYQVLNFCKIELLAGRDWLTTRQEALQMIRHESLASMEYLELVSTYSLQKQEKFEPEQALSLVIACFIGEVRLIDNLPVNL
- a CDS encoding peptidyl-prolyl cis-trans isomerase, which produces MKKIRFTKKSFKISVSLVLVLSFVSACDLFRVKSGMVETEDRVLATVGNNSLMNSEVSFLINTRMSAEDSAAIVSRYVQSWVRQQLMITEASKEINFNTPEFNQRIKEYRESLMIHEFEKNYINRQIDQEITEQEIIDYYDLNKGNFTLKETIVRGNFIKLEKTHPQRATFERAIRQKEYDRLQELSLKFASNYYLENGTWVRFEELTANTPLEKELTKTQLLKSSSFIKAEDTNYFYYFDILEYKLQNEVPPMEFVKEEIMTILLNKRVNNLREQLHKDIFTRALENKEFSIYE
- a CDS encoding glycogen/starch synthase, whose product is MSKLRILYVASEINPFLQTSEVANFVRALPQAMQEKGMEIRILVPRFGLINERKNRLHEVVRLSGINIAVGEEEKPLIIKVASIPNAKLQVYFIDNEDYFQRKSVFHDKQEKFYEDNDERAIFFCKGVIETVKKLGWAPDIVHCNDWMTSLIPMYLKTTYKNEPLFKETKSVFAIYNNGFTHKFGDDLFDKVKMVDIDDNILAPLKSKDFEGFIKIGMAYADVVIKGEDISENLNQLIEEHSKDKQCEINSEEEELFESYYNIYTDLAN
- the panD gene encoding aspartate 1-decarboxylase; the encoded protein is MQIQILKSKIHRVKITQAELHYVGSITVDEDLMDAANMIEHEKVQIVNINNGERLETYLIKGERGSGMICLNGPAARKAQVGDVVIIISYCSMDFEHAKTYQPKVIFPDDHNKLI
- a CDS encoding zinc metallopeptidase; amino-acid sequence: MIILIFIVFAALGFIVSNRLKSKFKKYSQISLKANLSGKEIAELMLADSGIYNVQVLSVEGQLTDHYNPMNKTVNLSPDVYYGRSAAAAAVAAHECGHAIQHARSYPWLNFRSAMVPMQNASAKILNIVLIASLFGGFALGLPYEFVGYIVVGSYGIMTLFTLVTLPVEFDASARALAWVKERNVVTPDEYAMSKDALKWAAMTYVVAAMAALVTLAYYIMVFFGNRD
- a CDS encoding acyl-CoA dehydrogenase, yielding MHFEYTEEHLAVRDAARDFAQTELLPEVIERDTEARFPYEQIKKMGELGFMGMMVDPKYNGGGMDTISYVLAMEEISKIDASASVSMSVNNSLVCWGLEKYGTEAQKEKYLKPLAAGEIIGAFCLSEPEAGSDATSQKTNAELNGDHYILNGTKNWITNGNTASVYLVIAQTDIEKGHKGISAFIVEKGWDGFLVGKKEDKLGIRGSDTHSLMFTDVKVPVENRIGEEGFGFTFAMETLNGGRIGIAAQALGIASGAYELALAYSKERKAFGKTISQHQAIQFKLADMATQIEAARLLVLKSAWLKDNGQDYAHASAMAKLYASEVAMNVTVEAVQVHGGYGYVKEYHVERLMRDAKITQIYEGTSEIQKIVISRGILR
- a CDS encoding lysylphosphatidylglycerol synthase transmembrane domain-containing protein encodes the protein MKLTGKQVLQVVLSLALAGWIFWFLYKDISWTSLTAMFLESSFFWLTISLIISVVGFWLRAWRWALLIDADAQIQTKTVRAFVALMVGYLANLVVPRAGEIARCGVLVKTEGKQLGGLIGTVVLERTIDLLFMLGTILLAFIVERQLFLSLFGELVSLDALVEKISGALPLVIGGFSIALLFLFLALKKYQDHSVFKKIRHFLRDMVRGIISLRKVKNQWGFWGSSTLIWVSYYFTMLTVAWAIPATASLSLSSVLLVMVMGSIGMIAPVQGGIGTFHALVAYILIAFGLEEADGKIFAAIIHGVQMLLVIFLGLFSLGYFLKITAQKASKTS